The following are encoded together in the Desulfomicrobium macestii genome:
- a CDS encoding alpha/beta fold hydrolase, with amino-acid sequence MITFLLTVFLATTLILALLTYTLYCYEESNQAGKPLGPFLSLAGKTALRSIVSEMAILLLHPLGLWPRLWKEPSGGGELVVLVHGLFHNQSAWILFRRWMQGHGFATVCFSYASWNSGWDETVAGLRKDLESLLAAHPDREVHLVGHSMGGLLLWSALAGLEDSSRVKSLVTMGTPFAGSKLSPFALSSLGRYLRYEGETVRAVTRLPLPSHVRRLALHSPADNMVLPNAALRCKAPGWEEMTTRPVSHVAMLHSREVFREVRRWIGAEGANVKSQATVRDLA; translated from the coding sequence ATGATCACATTTCTGCTGACCGTCTTTCTCGCAACGACACTCATTCTCGCCCTCCTGACCTACACGCTGTACTGTTACGAGGAGAGCAACCAGGCGGGCAAGCCGCTGGGACCCTTCCTGAGCCTGGCCGGGAAAACCGCCCTGCGCAGCATCGTCAGCGAAATGGCGATCCTGCTGCTGCACCCCCTGGGTCTGTGGCCGCGTCTCTGGAAGGAGCCGAGCGGCGGAGGGGAACTGGTGGTGCTCGTGCACGGGCTCTTCCACAACCAGAGCGCCTGGATTCTCTTTCGACGCTGGATGCAGGGCCACGGTTTCGCCACGGTCTGCTTCTCCTATGCGAGCTGGAACTCAGGATGGGACGAGACCGTCGCCGGTCTGCGCAAAGATCTCGAATCCCTGCTGGCCGCGCATCCGGACCGGGAGGTGCATCTGGTCGGGCACAGCATGGGCGGGCTGCTCCTGTGGTCGGCGCTGGCGGGGCTTGAGGACTCAAGCCGCGTAAAGAGCCTCGTGACCATGGGCACGCCCTTCGCCGGAAGCAAGCTCTCGCCCTTTGCGCTGTCCTCGCTGGGCAGATATCTTCGCTACGAAGGCGAAACCGTGCGCGCGGTCACGCGCTTGCCGCTGCCCTCCCACGTGCGCCGCCTGGCCCTGCATTCCCCCGCGGACAACATGGTGCTGCCCAACGCGGCCCTGCGCTGCAAGGCTCCGGGATGGGAAGAGATGACCACACGGCCGGTGAGCCATGTGGCCATGCTTCACTCTCGCGAGGTGTTCCGGGAAGTTCGGCGCTGGATCGGCGCCGAGGGCGCAAACGTTAAGTCGCAAGCCACGGTTCGGGATCTTGCCTGA
- the mutY gene encoding A/G-specific adenine glycosylase — protein MPSLPPNGAASETLIADALLDWFSRHKRDLPWRETYSPYHVWISEIMLQQTQMERGVEYFRRWIARFPDVSSLAQAPQDEVLKLWEGLGYYSRARNLHKAAQMVMERHGGTLPPSMEALLALPGIGPYTARAIASIAFGQDVCVVDANVERLVSRLYNIEQPVKSRQAQKEISEYGQRLLPKGHARDFNQALMEFGSLVCTPRNPSCPRCTLAHWCRAREAGVQEERPVVAKAPSPIYLTMATGILIHDGRILTQKRLADDVWGNLWEFPGGVVEAGETPREAVIREYMEETRLIVNHPEPIASFKHSFTRFRVTLHAFIVTLLSSPEELNLQAAQEHRWANWSEIMQLAFPAGHRKLVRHLDNDPKFRARVHP, from the coding sequence ATGCCTTCACTGCCACCAAACGGCGCAGCTTCCGAAACGCTCATCGCAGACGCCCTGCTGGACTGGTTTTCCCGCCACAAGCGAGACCTGCCATGGCGTGAGACCTACAGTCCCTATCACGTCTGGATCTCGGAGATCATGCTCCAGCAGACCCAGATGGAGCGCGGCGTCGAATACTTCAGACGCTGGATCGCACGCTTCCCGGACGTGAGCAGTCTGGCGCAGGCTCCGCAAGACGAGGTCCTGAAACTCTGGGAGGGCCTTGGCTACTATTCGCGCGCCCGCAATCTGCACAAGGCGGCGCAAATGGTCATGGAGCGCCACGGCGGAACCCTGCCGCCCTCGATGGAAGCGCTGCTGGCCCTGCCCGGGATCGGCCCCTACACTGCCCGGGCCATCGCCAGCATCGCCTTCGGGCAGGATGTCTGCGTCGTGGACGCCAACGTCGAACGGCTCGTTAGCCGTCTGTACAACATCGAGCAACCAGTAAAATCCCGTCAGGCCCAGAAAGAGATCAGCGAATACGGGCAGCGCCTCCTGCCAAAAGGACATGCGCGGGACTTCAACCAGGCGCTGATGGAATTCGGCAGCCTCGTCTGCACGCCCAGAAATCCATCCTGCCCGCGCTGCACCCTGGCGCACTGGTGCCGGGCCAGGGAAGCCGGAGTGCAGGAGGAACGGCCTGTCGTGGCCAAAGCCCCCTCCCCCATCTATCTGACCATGGCCACGGGGATACTGATCCACGACGGCCGCATCCTGACGCAAAAAAGGCTGGCCGATGACGTCTGGGGCAACCTCTGGGAGTTTCCGGGCGGAGTCGTGGAAGCGGGAGAGACGCCGCGGGAGGCCGTGATCCGCGAATACATGGAAGAGACGCGGTTGATCGTGAACCATCCCGAGCCCATCGCCTCCTTCAAACATTCCTTCACGCGCTTTCGCGTGACCCTGCACGCCTTTATCGTGACCCTGCTCTCAAGCCCGGAGGAGCTGAACCTCCAGGCCGCCCAGGAACATCGCTGGGCCAACTGGTCCGAAATCATGCAACTGGCCTTTCCGGCCGGTCATCGCAAACTCGTCCGCCACCTCGACAACGATCCGAAATTCCGGGCAAGGGTACACCCATGA
- a CDS encoding glycosyltransferase family 2 protein produces the protein MISVALPCYNSGDGLAACLDSLLAQTLEDFEVVAVNDGSLDDTLALLRSYAARDSRIRVFDRPHGGVVQAMNFAVEQCRGEYVARMDSDDVCLPWRLELQKAHLDRHPHLGLVGGRVRFGGDPETGRGYKAYVDWTNTLVTEEEISLSRFVESPYANPSIMFRKELVSRCGPFYDGPFPEDYEFLLRLMAAGVRMDKVPQEVLIWNDPPSRLTRTDPRYDPDAFYRTKAEYLARWLALRGIGRVSIIGGGRITRRRALMLEEHGIVIDCWLEVDQNKIGGRAGGRPVCSWHEVGAPRGEFLLSYVGNRGAGARIASELEERGWIAGIHFLLAA, from the coding sequence ATGATATCCGTCGCGTTGCCGTGCTACAATTCCGGGGACGGCCTTGCGGCCTGCCTGGACAGCCTGCTGGCCCAGACCTTGGAGGATTTCGAGGTCGTGGCCGTCAACGACGGGTCCCTTGACGACACCCTCGCCCTGCTCCGGAGCTATGCGGCCCGGGATTCCAGAATCCGCGTTTTCGACCGCCCGCACGGGGGCGTGGTGCAGGCCATGAATTTTGCCGTGGAACAGTGCCGGGGCGAGTACGTGGCCCGCATGGACAGCGACGATGTCTGCCTGCCGTGGCGTCTTGAGCTGCAAAAGGCCCATCTTGACCGCCACCCCCACCTGGGCCTGGTCGGCGGGCGGGTCCGCTTCGGCGGCGATCCCGAGACCGGCCGGGGCTACAAGGCCTACGTGGACTGGACCAACACCCTGGTGACGGAGGAGGAGATCTCCCTGTCACGTTTCGTGGAATCGCCTTATGCCAATCCAAGCATAATGTTCCGCAAAGAGCTTGTCAGCCGGTGCGGCCCGTTTTATGACGGCCCGTTTCCCGAAGATTACGAATTTCTGCTGCGCCTGATGGCCGCCGGCGTGCGCATGGACAAGGTTCCCCAGGAGGTGCTGATCTGGAATGATCCGCCTTCCCGGCTCACGCGCACGGACCCCCGCTACGATCCCGATGCATTCTACCGCACCAAGGCCGAATATCTGGCCCGGTGGCTTGCCTTGAGGGGGATAGGTCGGGTGTCGATCATCGGCGGCGGGCGCATCACCCGGCGTCGGGCCCTGATGCTTGAGGAACACGGCATTGTCATCGATTGCTGGCTGGAGGTCGATCAAAACAAGATCGGCGGACGGGCCGGCGGTCGTCCGGTCTGTTCATGGCACGAAGTGGGCGCTCCGCGGGGGGAATTTCTCCTGTCCTATGTGGGGAACAGGGGAGCCGGGGCGCGCATCGCCTCGGAACTGGAAGAGCGGGGCTGGATTGCCGGGATACATTTTCTGCTGGCCGCCTGA
- a CDS encoding ABC-F family ATP-binding cassette domain-containing protein: MSKITVQAVSKAYSGVDLFMGLSMEVHSGTRLALVGPNGCGKSTLLRIMAGETAPDSGKVTVPKGSQIGFVRQELGAVDLAKPLQEFVLEVLPSWGEFWTQWRAALDRGDEAALTRLHDRQEELEHQYGYNPEHRAHAILSGLGFAPSVFSRPVGELSGGWRERAKLARVLVAGADILFLDEPTNHLDLEAVEWLESYVLSFEGVLVFVAHDRYFLDRVANKVLFLGGEKPFLRDGNFTQFLEWNAERNDQIRRQADKLRTEIGKKQAFVDRFRAKATKAKQAQSRLGQIGKLQSELQTLTPETRARTLSFSWPEPERGNQTVLSAVELSFSFPDSALFSDLSFNIYRGQKIGLVGPNGRGKSTLIKLITGQLKPSQGRINMGSSIVTGYFSQHQTDIVRPTFTVMSEIKRLASPSCTDLQLKSALGLFMLGERYWEKKVEDLSGGEKNRLVLSTLFLSRANFLILDEPTNHLDMESREALMDALSAYQGTMLVVAHDRYLLSEVVSEIWELHADGIEVHQCGFDEYHARKKAREAQEQEKPDMTRAVRNEQKLKKREQAEMRNRIYQQLKPLRKKYEKLEAELEANLVEQETLETRLADPATYEDVALSRELGQRFAALQDRAEELMSDLAYLEKELQELEIQRDA, encoded by the coding sequence ATGTCCAAGATTACCGTTCAAGCTGTTTCCAAGGCGTATTCCGGAGTGGATCTCTTCATGGGTCTGTCCATGGAGGTCCATTCCGGGACCCGTCTTGCCCTGGTTGGCCCCAACGGGTGCGGCAAGTCCACGCTGCTCAGGATCATGGCCGGTGAAACCGCGCCCGATTCCGGCAAGGTGACAGTGCCCAAGGGGTCCCAGATAGGATTCGTGCGTCAGGAACTGGGTGCGGTCGATCTGGCCAAGCCCCTGCAGGAGTTCGTGCTGGAAGTGCTGCCCTCGTGGGGGGAATTCTGGACGCAGTGGCGCGCCGCCCTGGATCGGGGCGACGAGGCCGCCCTGACCCGGCTGCACGACCGGCAGGAGGAACTTGAGCATCAGTACGGGTACAACCCCGAGCACAGGGCTCATGCCATCCTTTCCGGTCTGGGCTTTGCGCCCTCCGTCTTTTCCCGTCCCGTGGGCGAGCTGAGCGGCGGCTGGCGCGAACGGGCCAAACTGGCCCGGGTGCTGGTGGCCGGGGCGGACATCCTCTTTCTGGACGAGCCGACCAACCACCTCGACCTGGAGGCTGTGGAGTGGCTTGAATCCTATGTGCTGAGCTTCGAGGGCGTTCTCGTCTTCGTGGCTCACGATCGCTATTTTCTGGACCGGGTCGCGAACAAGGTCCTGTTTCTCGGCGGCGAGAAGCCCTTCCTGCGGGACGGCAATTTCACCCAGTTTCTGGAATGGAACGCCGAACGCAACGATCAGATCCGGCGACAGGCGGACAAGCTGCGCACGGAAATAGGCAAGAAGCAGGCCTTCGTGGATCGTTTTCGGGCCAAGGCCACCAAGGCCAAACAGGCCCAGAGCCGGCTCGGCCAGATCGGCAAGCTGCAAAGCGAGCTTCAGACCCTGACCCCCGAGACCCGCGCCCGCACCCTGTCTTTTAGCTGGCCCGAGCCCGAGCGGGGCAACCAGACCGTGTTGTCCGCCGTGGAACTGTCCTTTTCCTTTCCGGATTCGGCCCTGTTTTCGGACCTGTCCTTCAACATCTATCGCGGTCAGAAAATCGGCCTGGTAGGTCCCAACGGCCGAGGCAAATCGACCCTGATCAAGCTCATCACCGGCCAGTTGAAGCCGAGCCAGGGGCGGATCAACATGGGGTCGAGCATCGTCACCGGATACTTCAGCCAGCACCAGACCGACATCGTGCGCCCGACCTTCACGGTCATGTCCGAGATCAAGCGGCTGGCCTCGCCGTCATGCACGGATCTGCAACTCAAGTCCGCCCTTGGCCTGTTCATGCTCGGCGAACGCTACTGGGAAAAGAAGGTCGAGGACCTGAGCGGCGGTGAAAAGAACCGTCTGGTGCTGAGTACCCTTTTCCTGAGCCGGGCCAATTTCCTCATTCTGGACGAACCGACCAACCATCTGGACATGGAGAGCCGCGAGGCCCTCATGGACGCGCTCTCGGCGTATCAGGGCACCATGCTGGTGGTCGCCCATGACAGGTACCTCTTGAGCGAGGTGGTGAGCGAAATCTGGGAGCTGCATGCCGACGGCATCGAGGTGCATCAGTGCGGCTTTGACGAATACCACGCCCGCAAGAAGGCGCGGGAGGCGCAGGAGCAGGAAAAGCCCGACATGACACGCGCGGTGCGCAACGAGCAGAAGCTCAAGAAGCGCGAGCAGGCCGAGATGCGCAACAGGATCTACCAGCAGCTCAAGCCCCTGCGCAAGAAATACGAGAAACTGGAAGCCGAGCTTGAAGCCAATCTGGTCGAGCAGGAAACCCTGGAGACGCGGCTGGCCGACCCTGCAACCTACGAGGACGTGGCCCTGTCCCGGGAACTCGGGCAGCGTTTCGCGGCCTTGCAGGACAGGGCCGAAGAGCTGATGTCGGATCTGGCCTATCTGGAAAAGGAACTCCAGGAGCTTGAGATTCAGAGGGATGCATGA
- a CDS encoding (deoxy)nucleoside triphosphate pyrophosphohydrolase, with protein sequence MSADAIDVVAAIIVREGRFLAARRSASMTEPGFWEFPGGKVEAEETLGQALVRELEEELSIAIDAFSLWKVKEKKVKAGAIRLFFHLVTEFSGAPTPREGQELAWITCEEARGYSFLPADEEILSELSACLQTP encoded by the coding sequence ATGAGCGCGGACGCCATTGACGTGGTGGCCGCGATCATCGTGCGCGAAGGCAGGTTCCTGGCCGCCCGGCGCTCGGCATCCATGACCGAGCCGGGATTCTGGGAGTTTCCGGGCGGCAAGGTCGAGGCCGAGGAGACGCTTGGTCAGGCACTTGTGCGGGAACTGGAAGAGGAATTATCCATTGCAATAGATGCTTTTTCCCTCTGGAAAGTAAAGGAAAAAAAGGTTAAGGCAGGTGCAATTCGGCTCTTCTTTCATCTTGTGACGGAATTTTCCGGCGCACCAACGCCGCGTGAAGGTCAGGAACTGGCCTGGATCACTTGTGAAGAAGCCCGGGGTTACTCTTTTTTGCCGGCCGACGAGGAAATTCTGTCCGAACTTTCTGCATGCCTGCAAACGCCTTGA
- a CDS encoding type II secretion system F family protein, with protein MPVFIYKAKTRGGRSVKGDLDAPSLEFAENILRRKGYGNVRVKPKPKDILEGTFLEGGVSDRDMVVFSRQFATMINAGVPILQALQIMCEQTENPKLRRKLYAVRNDIEGGSSLYEALKKHSDIFDVLYSNMVNAGETGGILDQVLLRLAEYIEKAAKLKAKIKGAMIYPGVVVTVAVAVIAVILIFVIPTFEQMFRESGGALPLPTQIVINMSNFVINNFMLLVAGIIAFIVAFKFFYKWEKGQILVDRWILFVPVFGPLLRKAAVAKFSRTLATMVSSGVPILNALDIVSRTSGNKTVEKGVLEAKKSIAEGQSLAEPLDDTGVFPPMVIHMIAIGETTGALDSMLSKIADFYDDEVDVAVDALTSLIEPIMIVFLGVVVGGLVISMYLPIFSIADTVA; from the coding sequence ATGCCTGTCTTCATCTATAAGGCTAAAACACGCGGCGGTAGATCAGTCAAAGGGGATTTGGACGCTCCAAGCCTTGAATTTGCCGAAAACATCCTGCGGCGCAAGGGATATGGCAATGTCCGGGTCAAACCAAAACCCAAGGACATCCTGGAAGGCACCTTTCTTGAGGGCGGTGTGTCCGATCGGGACATGGTCGTCTTCAGTCGGCAGTTCGCCACCATGATCAATGCAGGCGTGCCCATCCTGCAGGCCTTGCAGATCATGTGCGAGCAGACCGAAAATCCGAAGCTGCGCCGCAAACTCTACGCGGTCAGAAACGACATCGAGGGCGGCAGCTCCCTGTACGAAGCCCTCAAAAAGCATTCCGACATTTTTGACGTCCTCTACTCCAACATGGTCAACGCCGGCGAGACCGGCGGTATCCTGGACCAGGTCCTGCTGCGTCTGGCCGAATACATCGAAAAAGCCGCCAAGCTCAAAGCCAAGATCAAGGGTGCCATGATTTATCCGGGCGTGGTCGTGACCGTGGCCGTGGCGGTCATCGCGGTCATCCTCATCTTCGTTATCCCGACCTTCGAGCAGATGTTCCGTGAATCCGGCGGCGCGCTTCCCCTGCCGACCCAGATAGTCATCAACATGAGTAATTTCGTCATCAACAATTTCATGTTGCTTGTCGCGGGTATCATCGCCTTTATTGTCGCCTTCAAGTTCTTCTACAAATGGGAGAAGGGGCAGATCCTAGTCGACCGCTGGATCCTTTTCGTGCCCGTCTTCGGGCCCCTGCTGCGCAAGGCCGCCGTGGCCAAGTTCAGCCGGACGCTGGCCACCATGGTCTCAAGCGGCGTGCCGATCCTGAACGCCCTCGACATCGTCTCGCGCACATCGGGCAACAAGACCGTCGAGAAGGGCGTGCTCGAAGCCAAGAAATCCATCGCCGAGGGCCAGAGCCTGGCCGAGCCCCTGGATGACACGGGCGTCTTTCCCCCCATGGTCATCCACATGATAGCCATCGGCGAGACCACGGGCGCCCTTGACTCCATGCTCTCGAAAATCGCGGATTTCTACGATGACGAGGTCGATGTGGCCGTGGACGCCCTGACTTCACTCATCGAACCCATCATGATCGTTTTTCTTGGCGTGGTCGTGGGTGGACTGGTCATCAGCATGTACCTGCCCATCTTCTCCATCGCCGACACCGTAGCCTGA
- the metF gene encoding methylenetetrahydrofolate reductase [NAD(P)H], with protein sequence MRIAQLLQRQEPFLSLEFFPPKDRAQWPGFFDVVRQLRDLGPLFCSVTYGAGGSTQHNTLEIVTRMKQEYGLEPLAHLTCVGADRARIGSFLSGLAQAGVDNVLALRGDPPRGESTFTPDSEEFQHGSDLVSFIRQDFSDLSIGVAGYPEKHPEAPSMDDDLERLRHKVACGADFIITQLFFDNDAYFDFVARARAVGIGVPIIPGILPVQNLAALKRMLSFCGASVPEGYMSDLEHVHKVYGESGVRGLGLGYAKSQIRNLLDRGAPGVHLYTLNKADTCLDIWKDFLRRDGLK encoded by the coding sequence GTGCGCATTGCCCAGTTGCTCCAGCGGCAGGAACCATTCCTGTCGCTGGAGTTCTTTCCCCCCAAGGACCGGGCGCAGTGGCCCGGTTTTTTTGACGTGGTACGCCAACTGCGCGACCTTGGCCCCCTGTTCTGCTCCGTGACCTACGGCGCGGGCGGGAGCACTCAGCACAACACGCTTGAGATCGTGACCCGCATGAAGCAGGAGTACGGCCTTGAGCCGCTGGCGCACCTGACCTGTGTCGGCGCGGACAGGGCGCGCATCGGCTCCTTCCTGTCCGGTCTGGCCCAGGCTGGGGTGGACAACGTCCTGGCCCTGCGCGGCGATCCTCCGCGCGGCGAGAGCACCTTCACACCCGACAGCGAGGAGTTCCAGCACGGCAGCGATCTGGTCTCCTTCATCCGGCAGGATTTTTCCGATCTGTCCATCGGCGTGGCCGGGTATCCCGAAAAGCATCCCGAGGCCCCAAGCATGGATGACGATCTTGAGCGCCTGCGGCACAAGGTGGCCTGCGGGGCGGATTTCATCATCACGCAGCTATTTTTCGACAACGACGCCTATTTCGATTTCGTGGCCCGGGCCAGGGCGGTCGGCATCGGCGTGCCCATCATTCCGGGTATTCTGCCGGTCCAGAACCTGGCGGCCCTGAAGCGGATGCTTTCCTTTTGCGGCGCTTCCGTGCCCGAAGGCTACATGAGCGACCTGGAACACGTGCACAAGGTCTACGGAGAGAGCGGGGTGCGGGGACTGGGGCTTGGCTACGCCAAGAGCCAGATCCGAAATCTGCTTGACCGGGGAGCCCCTGGAGTGCATCTCTACACTCTTAACAAAGCTGACACTTGCCTTGATATCTGGAAGGATTTTTTGCGCAGGGACGGGCTGAAGTAA
- a CDS encoding aspartate-semialdehyde dehydrogenase, translating to MMKKNPVVAVVGATGAVGREMLDTLVRRNFPHAEVRALASSRSAGSKVEFGSKTLTVQELTEDSFVGVDLALFSAGGSTSEKFAPCAVKSGCVVVDNSSAWRMDPAVPLVVPEVNPDDLSWHKGIIANPNCSTIQMVVALKPIHDAARIKRVVVSTYQAVSGTGQKAIVELENQVRQLFNGQESTNSVYPHRIAFNCLPQIDVFLDNEYTKEEMKMVLETKKIMGDDSIRLTATTVRVPVFYGHSESVNIETEKKLTSKEARAILSQAPGVRVLDNPGEKIYPMPILAAGEDETFVGRIREDESIENGLNMFIVADNIRKGAALNAVQIAEVLLERGLLRIA from the coding sequence ATGATGAAGAAGAATCCCGTAGTGGCCGTGGTTGGCGCGACTGGCGCCGTTGGCAGAGAGATGCTCGATACGTTGGTTCGCCGGAATTTTCCCCACGCGGAAGTGCGGGCTCTTGCCTCTTCGCGCTCCGCAGGCAGCAAGGTGGAATTCGGTTCGAAGACGCTGACGGTGCAGGAGTTGACCGAAGATTCCTTCGTCGGCGTTGATCTGGCCCTTTTTTCCGCCGGTGGCTCCACGTCCGAGAAATTTGCGCCCTGCGCGGTCAAGTCCGGCTGCGTGGTGGTCGACAACTCCAGCGCCTGGCGCATGGACCCGGCCGTTCCCCTGGTCGTGCCCGAAGTCAATCCGGACGACCTTTCCTGGCACAAGGGCATCATCGCCAACCCCAACTGTTCGACCATCCAGATGGTCGTGGCCCTGAAACCCATCCATGACGCGGCCCGCATCAAGCGTGTCGTGGTCTCCACCTATCAGGCTGTTTCCGGCACCGGCCAGAAGGCCATCGTCGAACTGGAAAATCAGGTGCGCCAGCTTTTCAACGGTCAGGAGAGCACCAATTCGGTCTATCCGCATCGCATCGCCTTCAACTGCCTGCCGCAGATCGACGTCTTCCTGGACAACGAGTACACCAAGGAAGAGATGAAGATGGTCCTTGAGACCAAGAAGATCATGGGCGACGACTCCATCCGCCTCACGGCCACAACGGTGCGCGTGCCGGTCTTCTACGGGCACAGCGAGAGCGTGAACATCGAGACCGAGAAGAAGCTGACCTCCAAGGAGGCCCGCGCCATCCTGTCCCAGGCTCCCGGCGTGCGCGTTCTCGATAATCCTGGCGAGAAGATCTATCCCATGCCCATTCTCGCGGCGGGCGAGGATGAAACCTTCGTGGGCCGCATCCGCGAGGACGAGAGCATCGAGAACGGCCTGAACATGTTCATCGTGGCCGACAACATCCGTAAGGGAGCGGCCCTGAACGCCGTTCAGATCGCGGAAGTGCTCCTGGAAAGAGGTCTTTTGCGCATAGCGTAA
- a CDS encoding aminotransferase class IV has protein sequence MVEIGNEQLFWERLQALPRPGEENFLAFYDHRLGAIFTNPRLMLIPLDDHLVHRGDGVFEALRFEDGAIYQLGEHLLRLERSAGAIGLALPIGTAELDDLIRQVCVVSKADEGNVMVFVGRGPGGFTLDTRECPHPSLYIVAKRFARKPESFWTAGVSAVRTRIPAKQGWMSQIKSVNYLPNVLMKKDAVEQGADYPLCFDGDGFLAEGSTENAVLVDRDGVFVVPELKNALMGTTLKRAMSLAGGFMPVATRPVPESELYDCREIILLGTSIDAVGVVRYNGRVVGDGVPGPVSLRLRELLVADRKAHGQPLLRT, from the coding sequence ATGGTCGAAATCGGCAATGAGCAGCTTTTTTGGGAACGGTTGCAGGCACTCCCGCGTCCCGGCGAGGAGAATTTCCTGGCTTTCTACGATCACCGGCTGGGTGCGATTTTCACCAATCCGCGCCTCATGCTCATCCCCCTCGATGACCATCTCGTACATCGCGGCGACGGCGTTTTCGAGGCGCTGCGCTTCGAGGACGGGGCCATCTATCAGCTGGGCGAGCATCTGCTGCGTCTGGAGCGTTCCGCAGGTGCCATCGGTCTTGCGCTGCCGATCGGCACCGCCGAACTCGATGACCTGATCCGGCAGGTCTGCGTGGTCAGCAAGGCGGACGAAGGCAATGTCATGGTTTTTGTGGGGCGCGGTCCCGGCGGGTTCACCCTGGATACCCGCGAATGCCCGCACCCGAGCCTTTACATCGTGGCCAAGCGCTTCGCCCGCAAGCCCGAATCCTTCTGGACCGCCGGGGTCAGCGCGGTGCGCACGCGCATTCCGGCCAAACAGGGCTGGATGTCCCAGATCAAGAGCGTGAACTATCTGCCCAACGTGCTCATGAAAAAGGACGCCGTGGAGCAGGGCGCCGACTACCCGCTGTGCTTCGACGGCGACGGATTCCTGGCCGAAGGCTCCACCGAGAACGCGGTGCTGGTGGACCGGGACGGGGTTTTCGTCGTGCCGGAGCTCAAGAATGCCCTCATGGGCACGACCCTCAAACGGGCCATGAGCCTGGCCGGAGGTTTCATGCCGGTCGCCACCCGTCCCGTGCCCGAGTCCGAACTTTACGACTGCCGCGAGATCATTCTTCTCGGCACGAGCATCGACGCGGTCGGCGTGGTCCGGTACAACGGCCGCGTCGTGGGCGACGGCGTCCCCGGCCCGGTCAGCCTGCGTCTGCGCGAACTGCTGGTGGCGGACCGCAAGGCCCATGGCCAGCCGCTGCTGCGGACATGA
- a CDS encoding glycosyltransferase family 4 protein: protein MNDQMAASDRAALGAAGVTHLDLGCEYRGGQRQVIYLAVEQHKAGMQVLVAAPQGSPILDAALESGLAIAPLPRRRDYHPLNLAALLGLLPASPHILHTHDSRAASLGALAHLCRRDLTLIHSRRVSYALGQGWSRWKYRLGALVACVSREVEDVVRRAGVSRTVVIPSAIVLDRYSRRKPGNRGRVGLIGALSPQKGHAQFFRALSLLAQVPEVWVIGEGALKADLVRQAESLGLSGRIVWKGHVESAQVLPSLDILVVPSAHGEGSSGVVKEGWASGVPVICSDLPANLELVRDEANGLVFANGDPSALARQIGRLLEDSALGEKLARAGNHDVAAYDASAMHTAYLRAYASVLSPLP from the coding sequence ATGAACGATCAGATGGCGGCCAGTGACAGGGCGGCGCTCGGGGCTGCGGGGGTGACGCATCTGGATCTTGGATGCGAATACCGCGGAGGCCAGCGCCAGGTCATTTATCTTGCCGTTGAGCAGCACAAGGCCGGGATGCAGGTGCTCGTGGCCGCGCCGCAGGGTTCGCCCATCCTTGATGCGGCCCTTGAGTCCGGGCTGGCGATTGCGCCGTTGCCCCGCAGGCGTGATTACCATCCCCTGAATCTGGCCGCGCTGCTCGGCTTGCTTCCTGCCTCTCCCCATATCCTTCATACCCACGATTCCCGCGCCGCCTCGCTTGGGGCCTTGGCGCATCTCTGCAGGCGCGACCTGACCCTGATCCATTCCCGGAGGGTATCCTATGCCCTGGGCCAAGGCTGGAGCCGCTGGAAATACCGGCTCGGGGCCTTGGTGGCTTGCGTCAGCCGGGAAGTTGAGGATGTGGTTCGCCGCGCTGGAGTTTCCCGCACCGTGGTCATTCCAAGCGCCATCGTGCTCGACAGGTACTCCCGCAGGAAGCCCGGGAACCGGGGGCGGGTGGGCCTCATCGGCGCCCTTTCCCCGCAGAAGGGGCATGCCCAGTTTTTTCGGGCCCTGTCTTTGCTGGCGCAGGTCCCGGAAGTCTGGGTCATCGGCGAAGGGGCTTTGAAGGCGGATCTTGTGCGACAGGCCGAAAGTCTGGGCCTCTCAGGGCGGATCGTGTGGAAAGGACACGTCGAAAGCGCCCAGGTTCTCCCCAGCCTTGACATTCTGGTTGTGCCCTCGGCTCATGGCGAGGGATCGAGTGGGGTGGTCAAGGAGGGATGGGCTTCGGGCGTGCCCGTGATCTGTTCCGATCTTCCCGCGAATCTCGAGCTGGTCCGCGACGAGGCCAACGGGCTCGTCTTCGCCAATGGCGATCCGTCTGCCCTTGCGCGGCAAATTGGGCGCCTGCTTGAAGACTCTGCCCTAGGTGAAAAGCTCGCCCGGGCAGGAAACCATGATGTCGCGGCCTATGATGCATCCGCGATGCATACTGCATATCTGCGGGCCTACGCCTCGGTTCTTTCTCCCCTTCCCTGA